A window of Microbacterium lushaniae genomic DNA:
ACATCACCGCAAGCATCGCTCTCGGAAATGCGGGGAACGCGCTCATCTATCCGATTGGCCTCGACGAACGCCCCTCCGCTTATCTCGCTGTGACCCACGCATCAAAGCTCGGCGACTCCGACCGCGGCGTGATCGCATCGGCCGTTGCCATGCTCGCCCTCCACCTGGATCGTGGCGCCGGGGAGACACGCATACAGCGGGCTGCCCGACGGCGCCGCGTGGGCGCACTGGTGACAGGCGTACAAGACCATGTCGACCTTCTCAGCGATATCGCCGACCTCGCTCCCTTCCCCTACCGCGACGATGATGTCGTGGTGCTGGTCGCGACGGCCCCAGAAGACAATGCGAAGCTCATCGACGAGCTCGAGCGGTCTCCCGCGCTCGCGGGCTGCGAGATGGCTCTGCTCGAGCAGCGGATCGTGGTGATCACAACCGCCGACCGCAGCGAGCGCAACATCGATGACCTCCTCACTCGCGCCATGCGCATCGGTGTCTCACGACCGGTTGCTTTCGACGACGTGGCGGACGCGTACGACAGCGCGTTGCGCGCGCACGCGACGGCTCGAGCGCTCGCCAGAGACGTGGTGCGGTCGTCATCGAGCCTGGCCAGCCCGATCACGGCGCTCGTTCCACAGCAGGTTCTCGGGACGTGGGCGCGAGATGCCGTGTCCGAGTTGAAGACGGTCCTGGGTGAGGCGCGGTATGAAGACGCGATCGCTGCGCTCGCCGCATACTTGCGCACCAACGGTTCGATCACGCAGGCGGCAGCCGAGCTCGGAGTTCACCGCCATACCCTGCGCGCACACCTGCACGCAGTCGAGCAAGCCATTGGCGCCTCGTTCCAAGATCCCGATACGCGCGCCAGCGTCTGGCTCATGTTGCGAGCCATGCACATCGTTTGACCCGAGGACGTTGTACTCGCGTCATCCCACCTCACGAAAGGACGGTCTTGCACATACACATCACAACAGACGGCGTCACCGTCACCGATCTCGAGGAGCTCCGCGCGCTCGACGCTGTCATCGAACCCGGGGTGGATGCCGACAGCATCCTGCGCTCGACGCATGCGGGCCACGTCGTCGATGACGACCACATCGCCGTTACCCTGGCATTCCTGCGCGCGTCTGCCCTCGGCGCGAACCTCCCGGCAGGATGGGAGGCGGGTTTCGAGAAGACCGTCGCATATGCCGAGTCCAAGGGATGGGTCCTGCAGGATCCACCTGCGCTCCGTGTGCACGTCGTCCAGAACGAGACGCTCCCACCCTCCGCCTGAACATCAGCGCGCGTGGATGGTCACGACACCCCAGTAGGTCGGGTGCGCGTCGTTCCATGCGTTCCGCTGTGCGGCCAGGCGCGCTGCCCGCTCGTCGTCGCTCGGCGGCGCGTCACTCATGGTGGTCCACTGCGAGAGCGCCGTCGAGCTCAACGAGAGCTGTGAACAACTCCTCGCGCGTCGCGGTGGGGTCGGTGATCGCTCTTGCGAAGAGCGCACGCATCCGTTCCCGCTCGGCGTCGGACACATCGCCGAGCCGCGCGAGACACCATTCAATGTCGTCGGCGAGGCTATAGCTCGGATCATCCACCTCGATGCCGGGGTAGTACAAGAACGCGAGCACAGCCACGTACTCCAGGACGGCGTCAGCGCGCTCACGATCGCTCATGGCATGAAGGTGCGCACCCAGCGCCCACGATTCGCGCGGCGATGTCTGCTGGTCGGTCTACTGTCGTGCATGTTCGGCCCGAGGAGGAAGCCCAATGGCCGAACCGCGCCCGTGGCACCCGCTCCTCGCAGCGCGCGAAGGGCCGACGAGCACGTGGATCTTGGTGGACGCGTTCGACCGCGTGTAGGGCACCATCGAGATCGCCGGGTGAACGCCACCGAAGTCCGCTATCGTGCCAGCTTCCTGGGTCATCGGCTGGTCAAGAACCCTCCGCCTCGCCTACGAGCGGGTCCACGGTGAGTTCCTGCGGAACCACGGCCCGAACGGCGGACCGTTCGCGAGTTGGGACACGAACGATCGAGGTGGACCGATCGAATAGTTACTATGCCACTTCGATGTCTTCCTCGTCGAGGAAGTCCAGCGCCGGATCATCGACCGCTCCGTCGTCGGTCGAGAGCAACGAGGTATCGGGGTCGACCCGGCGTAGCGTCCGTTCGAGGATTCCCGCCAGCCCCCGATCCACGCTGCGGTCGGGCTTGATGTAGTGCCCTTCTGTGATCGCGCTCGATCCGTGGCCGAGGAAGGTGGCGGCAGCGTCGGCGCTCGCCCCGCGCGCGATAACCGTTGCACCGGTCCGTCGGTACCAGCGCAACGTGATCCGCTCCCCCACGAGATCTGCCAGCTCGAGGAACGCTCGGAAGGCCCGTCGCACATTGAACAGGCTCAGTGGCTTGCTCGCACGATTGGCGAAGATGGTCCGTGTCGGATCGATGGCCGAGATGCCGGCAAGCCGTGCACGAAGGACGTCCGCGGCGAAGTCGGGGACCGCGATTCGGCGGATGGAGTGCTCGGACTTGGGGTGGTCTTGGCGTACGGCCCCGCTGCCGGTGCGCAACACGACCGTCCCCTTCACCGAGATCGTCATCCCGCTGGGACCGTCCTCGACATCGCACACGCGGAGAGCGAGGCACTCACCGATGCGCAACGCAGTGCCGAGGAGCACTTCGATGACGTCGCGCACTTGACCGTCGGGCTTCGGACCCTTCACGTCCGGTCCCGTCCGCCACCGAGTCGCGGCGTCGCGGCGTCGCGGATGGCGCTGATCTGCGCCACGGTCAGCGCTTGCGGCTCGCCCTTCGGCCGACGCAGCGGACTCGTTCCCTGCACCGGGTTCCGCGGGATGGCATCGTGCCGGAGCGCGAAACCGAAGAGGAGATTGAGCATGGTCCGCGAGTGCTTCGCTCGCGAGTATGACACCGCGCGCTCGGAGCGGAGGAACCATTCGACCCGCCCCGTCGTGATCTCGCCCAGCGTGAAGTGCTCGAACTGAGGCAGCA
This region includes:
- a CDS encoding tyrosine-type recombinase/integrase, which produces MRDVIEVLLGTALRIGECLALRVCDVEDGPSGMTISVKGTVVLRTGSGAVRQDHPKSEHSIRRIAVPDFAADVLRARLAGISAIDPTRTIFANRASKPLSLFNVRRAFRAFLELADLVGERITLRWYRRTGATVIARGASADAAATFLGHGSSAITEGHYIKPDRSVDRGLAGILERTLRRVDPDTSLLSTDDGAVDDPALDFLDEEDIEVA
- a CDS encoding helix-turn-helix domain-containing protein produces the protein MRHDDAVPVNGPALRDIVEDPTLRLRVVSATYTPDLSLTGFSVSELPDPTAYWDEPGTILLTTALSLDRDSSSAMRDYVSRLREGGVIAVGIAIGPHVLGKAPDRLLHEADAQGVTVFEVPLSTRFIGVTQAIVDLLSRAKYEARIRALDVQRDFSRAALRADGAHLIVDRLGGAIDAAAAALIRADGKVQEASSRFPHDQLPVIADEITQIIPRGLHITASIALGNAGNALIYPIGLDERPSAYLAVTHASKLGDSDRGVIASAVAMLALHLDRGAGETRIQRAARRRRVGALVTGVQDHVDLLSDIADLAPFPYRDDDVVVLVATAPEDNAKLIDELERSPALAGCEMALLEQRIVVITTADRSERNIDDLLTRAMRIGVSRPVAFDDVADAYDSALRAHATARALARDVVRSSSSLASPITALVPQQVLGTWARDAVSELKTVLGEARYEDAIAALAAYLRTNGSITQAAAELGVHRHTLRAHLHAVEQAIGASFQDPDTRASVWLMLRAMHIV